Genomic DNA from Candidatus Methylarchaceae archaeon HK02M2:
TTCGGACTTGAGTATTTAGAACATATCGAACCTTGGCATTTTGGAAAAGGAAAAGAATATGAAGATTTTAGACATCTTCTTTTCTCTAATGTTAATATAAGAATGCTAATTCAGGAACTGATAGAGGACATAGAAAAACTCTTCGAGAAAGAATGATCCAAAGGAATTGCTTCCTTAATCTTAAAAAATAAGGGGTAGGGACCTATGATCCCGGTCCCGACGGGTCTGGGAGATTTATTTCGGTTTTAAGCGTGAATTTTGGTGGTTAAAGGCCCATTTTTGGGGCTTAAATAGAAGACTATGCGTTAATTTTTCGCGCTCTAAGTATAACTTAGTATTTAACAATTTGACGTCTAACCAGTGCCTGCCGGCCTTCTTACAGCACAGGTGATCTTTCCTATGTCAATCTTGTCGATCCCGTTGTTTGTCTTAAATAATTGTATAATTTGCTTTCTTTAGGGCATTTATCAAAGAATCTATATCTTCCTCTGTATTGTATATATAGAAGCTTGCCCTCGCAGTTCCAAGTATTCCCAATCGTCTCATCAAAGGTTGAGCACAGTGATGCCCAGCCCTTATAGCCACTCCTTCCTTGTCAAGCTCAACAGCAAGATCGATAGGATCTAAGTATCCTAAGTTAAACGAGATAACTCCACTATGGACTTCTACATCTTTACGACCATAAATCCTGATTTTCTCAAATCCTGACATTTTTTCTAAGGCATATTTCGTCAACTTCTTCTCATGTACTTCCACGTTCTCCATGCCCGTTTTACTCAGATAGTCAACCGCTGCACCAAGACCTATAGTTCCCGCTATGTTCGATGTGCCAGCTTCGAACTTCCAAGGTAGATCATCCCAACTTGCTTCTCTAAGATTAACCTCTCTTATCATGTCTCCACCACTTAAGAAAGGAGGCATCTCCTCAAGCAACTCCTCTCTCCCATATAGGACGCCTATTCCAGTCGGGCCAAGCATCTTGTGTCCTGAGAATGTAAGGAAGTCACATCCAATTTCTCTGACATCTACTGGCATGTGTGGAACTGATTGTGCCCCATCTATCAAGACCAAAGCACCATTTTCATGGGCAAGATTTACTATCTCTTTAATTGGATTTATAGTTCCTAAAACATTAGATACATGAGTAACACATACAAGCTTTACCTTTTCATTCATAAAATTCCCAAATTCATCGATGTTCAAAACTCCTTCATCGTTTATATCAACAAATTCTAACTGAGCTTTTTTCTCTTTAGCCAAGAGTTGCCAAGGCACAAGATTGCTATGATGCTCCATAACTGTCAACAAGATTTTATCACCTTCCTTTATGTTGGTTCTTCCCCAACTATATGCTACAAGGTTTATCGCCTCTGTCGCATTTTTCACAAAGATTACTTCAATGGAGTCTGCTTTTATGAATC
This window encodes:
- a CDS encoding cysteine desulfurase, translated to MDVAKIKQDFPIFEQRFEGRPTVYLDNAATSQRPKQVIDAINDYYKRYNATIHRCVYKLGEEATNAYEGAREKIARFIKADSIEVIFVKNATEAINLVAYSWGRTNIKEGDKILLTVMEHHSNLVPWQLLAKEKKAQLEFVDINDEGVLNIDEFGNFMNEKVKLVCVTHVSNVLGTINPIKEIVNLAHENGALVLIDGAQSVPHMPVDVREIGCDFLTFSGHKMLGPTGIGVLYGREELLEEMPPFLSGGDMIREVNLREASWDDLPWKFEAGTSNIAGTIGLGAAVDYLSKTGMENVEVHEKKLTKYALEKMSGFEKIRIYGRKDVEVHSGVISFNLGYLDPIDLAVELDKEGVAIRAGHHCAQPLMRRLGILGTARASFYIYNTEEDIDSLINALKKANYTII